A window from Photobacterium atrarenae encodes these proteins:
- a CDS encoding cystathionine beta-lyase translates to MGKKQLDTKIITAGRDKKWTQQLVNPPVSRASTVVFDSVAEMNHATANRANKTLFYGRRGTNTHFAFQDAMVALEGGVGCALYPCGTAAITNAILSFVKAGDHILMVDGVYEPTRDFCDKILDKMGVETTYYDPMIGEGIRDLIRPNTTVLFLESPCSITMEVQDVPTLARVAHEHDLVVMLDNTWASPIHFQPFEHGVDISIQAATKYIVGHSDVMLGTATANERCWDQLRESSYLMGQCTSPDDIYLAMRGLRTLGVRLKQHEQSSLKVAQWLAAREEVDHVRHPAMETCEGHAFFQRDFKGGNGLFSVVLNRGNTEALTAMLDGMEHFSMGYSWGGFESLILANENINALRTAKKKDFAGPMLRLHIGLEDVDDLIRDLEAGFERFNAVLNHQ, encoded by the coding sequence ATGGGAAAAAAACAGTTAGACACCAAAATTATTACTGCCGGTCGCGATAAAAAGTGGACCCAGCAGCTGGTAAATCCGCCAGTCAGCCGCGCCTCAACGGTTGTATTTGACTCCGTTGCAGAGATGAATCATGCAACGGCAAATCGAGCCAATAAAACGTTATTTTACGGACGCCGGGGAACCAATACCCACTTTGCTTTTCAGGATGCGATGGTGGCGCTTGAAGGCGGGGTCGGCTGCGCATTGTATCCCTGTGGTACCGCAGCCATCACCAATGCGATTTTGTCTTTCGTCAAAGCGGGTGATCACATTCTGATGGTTGACGGGGTGTATGAGCCTACCCGGGATTTCTGTGACAAGATCCTCGACAAAATGGGGGTGGAAACCACCTATTATGATCCGATGATTGGAGAAGGGATCCGCGATCTGATCCGTCCGAATACCACGGTCCTGTTCCTGGAATCACCTTGTTCGATCACCATGGAAGTACAGGACGTGCCGACGCTGGCCAGGGTCGCTCATGAGCACGATCTGGTGGTGATGCTGGATAACACCTGGGCATCACCGATCCACTTCCAGCCGTTTGAACACGGGGTTGATATTTCGATTCAGGCTGCGACTAAATATATTGTCGGTCACTCGGATGTGATGCTGGGAACGGCGACGGCCAATGAACGCTGCTGGGACCAACTCCGTGAAAGCAGCTACCTGATGGGGCAGTGTACTTCTCCGGATGATATCTATCTGGCGATGCGTGGTCTGCGTACGTTGGGTGTACGCCTGAAACAGCATGAGCAAAGTAGCCTGAAAGTTGCGCAATGGCTGGCAGCGCGTGAGGAAGTGGATCATGTTCGCCACCCGGCCATGGAAACTTGTGAGGGGCATGCGTTCTTTCAGCGTGATTTCAAAGGGGGGAATGGCCTGTTCTCTGTGGTGCTCAACCGCGGCAATACCGAGGCACTGACGGCAATGCTGGACGGGATGGAGCACTTTAGTATGGGGTACTCCTGGGGCGGATTTGAAAGCCTGATCCTGGCCAATGAGAATATCAATGCATTGAGAACGGCAAAGAAGAAGGATTTCGCTGGGCCGATGTTGCGCCTGCATATTGGCTTGGAAGATGTCGATGATTTGATCCGAGATCTCGAAGCTGGCTTTGAACGCTTTAATGCGGTGCTCAATCACCAATAA
- a CDS encoding cation diffusion facilitator family transporter, whose protein sequence is MSESPVQVIRKATWVGSVANVGLAIVKIGVGKLTGSQALVADGVHSFSDLVTDTAILIGSRYWTAPADKNHPYGHGRFETLTNIFIGMLLAAVGLGIGWDSLQALGQPPSATPGLLAFAAAVVSIVVKEGLYRWTLVQAKRINSRALHANAWHHRTDALSSLPVAVAVIVNYLVPDLHYLDQVAALLVTAMILKAAVEILWPALLELTEAEADSQIETKIQQYAADDPDICEVHAIRSRRTGSTILLDFHLLVDPAMSVDQAHTISENFKSHILVKLDEVVDVIIHIEPYTCAERVINPCCDDHSCD, encoded by the coding sequence ATGTCTGAAAGCCCGGTTCAAGTGATTCGCAAAGCTACCTGGGTGGGCTCTGTGGCGAACGTTGGTCTGGCCATCGTTAAAATTGGGGTCGGGAAGCTGACTGGCAGCCAGGCTCTGGTAGCTGATGGCGTCCATAGTTTTTCTGATCTTGTGACAGATACGGCAATTTTGATTGGGTCCAGGTACTGGACGGCGCCGGCGGATAAAAATCATCCTTATGGTCACGGTCGCTTCGAAACCCTGACCAATATCTTTATCGGCATGCTGCTGGCTGCTGTCGGGCTGGGGATTGGATGGGATTCTCTCCAGGCGTTGGGCCAGCCGCCCTCTGCAACACCTGGCCTGCTTGCTTTTGCGGCGGCAGTAGTCTCCATCGTGGTGAAAGAAGGCCTGTATCGCTGGACGTTGGTCCAGGCGAAGCGGATTAACAGCCGCGCCTTGCACGCCAATGCCTGGCATCATCGCACGGATGCGCTGAGCTCACTACCGGTCGCTGTGGCCGTGATCGTCAATTACCTGGTCCCTGATTTGCATTATCTGGATCAAGTTGCAGCACTGCTGGTGACCGCGATGATCTTGAAAGCGGCTGTTGAGATCCTCTGGCCGGCTTTACTCGAACTGACGGAGGCAGAAGCGGATAGCCAGATTGAAACGAAGATCCAGCAATATGCGGCTGATGATCCGGATATCTGTGAAGTCCATGCCATTCGTAGCCGCCGAACCGGCAGCACGATATTACTGGATTTTCATTTATTGGTGGATCCTGCGATGAGCGTGGATCAGGCGCATACCATCAGCGAAAACTTTAAATCCCACATTCTGGTTAAGCTTGATGAGGTGGTGGATGTGATTATCCATATTGAGCCCTACACGTGCGCCGAGCGGGTGATTAATCCGTGTTGTGATGACCATTCCTGTGATTGA
- the astB gene encoding N-succinylarginine dihydrolase — MKALEANFDGLVGPTHNYSGLSYGNVASAKNQAAPSNPKEAAKQGLSKMKALADMGMVQGVLAPQERPDVQTLRRLGFTGSDQTVIEQAAKQAPKVLAACCSASSMWTANAATVSPSADTADGKVHFTPANLTNKFHRSIEHDVTGRILKATFASPEHFAHHPALPTVEHFGDEGAANHTRFCHQYDEQGVEFFVFGRYAFDSRHPAPKKFPARHTFEACEAVARLHQLDPNKVVIAQQNPDVIDQGVFHNDVIAVGNRDILFCHEQAFLDQQGVYSQLTEKMGGQFNVIEVPTNAVSVEDAVHSYLFNSQLVSLPSGETMLVLPEECRNNLNVWAYVEQLLAEKRGIDKVQVFDLKQSMANGGGPACLRLRVVLNEQERQAVNPSTLMNDALFGRLNQWVDRHYRDSLVEADLADPQLVMESRTALDELTQILSLGSVYPFQRA; from the coding sequence ATGAAAGCACTTGAAGCAAATTTCGATGGGTTGGTGGGGCCAACTCATAACTACAGTGGATTATCTTACGGTAATGTGGCGTCGGCAAAAAATCAGGCTGCCCCGTCAAACCCGAAAGAGGCTGCTAAGCAAGGGCTGTCTAAAATGAAAGCTCTGGCCGACATGGGCATGGTACAAGGGGTATTAGCCCCGCAAGAGCGTCCGGATGTTCAGACGCTTCGTCGCCTTGGTTTTACCGGGAGTGATCAGACGGTGATTGAGCAAGCCGCAAAACAGGCGCCGAAAGTGCTGGCTGCGTGTTGCTCAGCCTCAAGTATGTGGACGGCTAACGCGGCGACAGTTTCACCGTCGGCAGATACAGCAGACGGTAAGGTCCACTTCACGCCGGCAAACCTGACTAATAAGTTCCACCGTTCGATTGAGCACGATGTCACCGGTCGGATCCTGAAAGCGACGTTTGCCTCTCCGGAACACTTTGCGCACCATCCGGCACTGCCAACCGTTGAACATTTTGGCGATGAAGGTGCAGCGAACCACACGCGTTTCTGCCATCAGTATGATGAGCAGGGCGTGGAGTTCTTTGTCTTTGGTCGGTATGCATTTGACAGTCGTCATCCGGCGCCGAAGAAATTCCCGGCCCGCCACACTTTTGAAGCTTGTGAGGCTGTTGCGCGTTTGCATCAACTGGATCCAAATAAAGTCGTGATCGCGCAGCAGAATCCGGATGTGATTGATCAGGGTGTATTCCACAATGACGTCATTGCGGTCGGTAACCGTGACATCCTGTTCTGTCACGAGCAGGCCTTCCTGGATCAGCAAGGTGTGTACAGCCAGCTGACGGAGAAAATGGGCGGTCAGTTCAATGTGATTGAAGTACCGACCAATGCGGTGTCGGTAGAAGATGCCGTGCACAGTTACCTGTTTAACTCTCAGCTGGTATCGCTGCCATCGGGTGAGACCATGCTGGTGCTGCCGGAAGAGTGTCGTAACAATCTAAATGTCTGGGCGTATGTCGAGCAATTGCTGGCTGAGAAGCGTGGCATCGATAAGGTTCAGGTGTTTGACCTGAAGCAAAGTATGGCCAATGGTGGCGGTCCGGCATGTCTGCGTTTGCGTGTGGTGCTGAATGAGCAGGAGCGTCAGGCGGTGAACCCGTCAACCCTGATGAACGATGCATTGTTCGGGCGCCTGAACCAGTGGGTCGATCGCCATTACCGCGACAGCTTGGTTGAAGCCGATCTGGCCGATCCGCAACTGGTGATGGAATCCCGCACCGCGCTGGATGAGCTGACCCAGATCCTGTCTTTGGGGAGTGTCTATCCGTTCCAGCGAGCGTAA